Within Diabrotica virgifera virgifera chromosome 7, PGI_DIABVI_V3a, the genomic segment aaactcgattgtagccttaggctttcttaacattttcttttttgttttatttgtttatgttggataataaaaaagttaggcacgttAACAATTAACCCGAttctttaaaaccggttgagatatgcaaatgaaatttgataggtGTTAAGAAGTAGTTAtggcacattttttgacatacaactaagaattttatatccaccattggcgtgcatacggaatattggcgtgcatacgggatgtatctaaaatgtttatacccgtatgcacgccaatggtgaatgtaGAATtattagttgtatgtcaaaaaatgcacaataactgtCTCTAAAAACCTAcccaatttcatttgcatatctctacgggctttagagcaataaataaatggtcagtttgtaagaaaaacttaAAACATCCCATATctgggaaacgaagcatttgcagacatatgtttataaagcaaactgtcattattttttcatgcagaattcccccttaaagttttttgcacttatttagaaacaccctgtattgatgaagagtatggttagttgttaacgtgtctaacttttttattatctaacaaaaacaaacaaaacaaaaaaggaaatgttaagaaagcctaaggctacaatcttattttaatttaaatattttatctatgccaaaacattccacagggtgttccgaacttcgaggaataaacacagtatgattgttacacccggtatacaatgacaatttacctggcTAGCAACAATtatattatagcgatattgttaaagaataaggctataaaatactaaaaaaatcgCTCAAATCGGActacaggtttagaaaattcgagacatataacttgaataattcatcgagtgacccgctttttatgatcgcaagTGTAAAAAAGAAACATCAAGTTACATGGTACGAAAGTCCGGACCTGGCAGAATCCCAACCAACACCTGCAGCTTACTCTGCAGTTTCCACCAGAAGTTTGTTagattgtttcattatatttgcattgtaaaattcattattatTCTTGGTCTTGTCGAGTTCAGTCatatttaaaattgtagtttagaaataaaaatattttttaaaaaccgatttcatttttcgaaatccaaaattggcgcagtcagtaggatttgTGCGAGTCGCGAAACTGTGAATTTCGTATTTATCGGAAAACAGAACTTTTCGGGACTTTGGCGTTTTAACACCTTAAGTGCAAATCCAAACGAACATTCCGTTTTGTGGAAAGCAGCCCCAGTGGAAAGCAGCCCTTCAGTGACAGCAGACCTTCATTTGGGTAGACGAATTTGGAGAAGTAGTTGGCAAAGACTATCGAGGTGAGTGCCAAGTTTCCTTCTTGCcttccttatttatttttcataaattcgGAAGATAGTTTTGTTAAGACATTGTTTATGAaacgatattttaatttttatgattgATGAAGATTCCTTGGTAGAATCTCTTAAGAATTTAAAAGTAAGCTTTAAAAGTAAAAAGAGtaaagataagaaaaatattaaaatggcaaCTAGTCAAGCTGAACGTCGTCCTATTAATTGGGaattatttaaatcaaaaatttcaaatattagaCCTTATGATGGCGATACTAATACCTTAAACAAATTTATTTCTCTTTGCGATAATTTAGTTATTACATATAGAGCATATAATGACCAAGAATTaaataatcacatttttgaatgtattcaaaataaacttgtaGGAAAGGCTGAGCTTATGGTAGGAAATAGGGTAGAATTAAATGATTGGACACTTTTAAAAGCCGCGCTTATCAGCGCCGGTTTAACCAGGGGTCTTTTGGGTGCTGTAGCACCGGGCGGTTGAAGGTTCTAGGGCGGTACGCGCGAAGCGCGTGCTGTTCCGAAATTATATGATTatggtaaaataaaatttgcatacaatccacatgatataataataaaattttttctgttttatcattaacttgaaaacttaacaataatttataaataaattattattattaacgtcGACGTACCATATACACGTATTAACGTGTATATGGTTTATGCACTGTGTTCAGTTTATGTTATCTAAATGTCAGATAACGTACAAACATGCCGCGCCGTAAAATTATATCATTCTACAGCTTATATTAAGAATAATGTGCGAACACCGCAAAATACACGTTTGGGTTGGCAGACGGCCTGACGGGTGCCGGCCGGCGCGCCGCACCGAAATAACAAAACAGAAACTGCTTACTATTGAACACTTGAACCAGAAAATAATAAGGCGTAGGTCAGTAGAGTTGATTAGTAAAATTTGTTCTATCCTATTAATACAGACCAGGCAGTTGTATAAATACGAGTAGAAATAGAAATACTTACAAACGTACAACTAAACTAAGGTAAGATGTTTGACTTACATTTGAAACTGTATAGGTAATTATAATTTGTAaattaaacattaatataatCAATATTCAATAGAAAAATATGGAAGGGCGGAAACAACCTGGATCTTTCTGGCATAAAAGGAAACAAGAAAAGCAAGAaagacaaaataaaattttgaaaggtATACCCAAAATGACAGCATTTTTTACACCTGATGGAAATCAAGAAGACGACACCACAAATATTTCCCAACCCGGTAGTAGTTCTAGTGCTACTAGTgataaatatattcatattcaacCACATGAACTTATTTTGGAGACTTCAGAATTAGTGCCAGAGTCAGAGCACTTAGTATCACCTGTTTCAAAAGTATTAGAATATGAAGAAGCAACCACCAGTAACTCGGGTAaggcatatttaaatttttttaacgaGGCTAAAATGCAAAAAGATAACGGTGCCTTTACAAATGGTAAATAAAACAGGACaatgacaaataattttttttaatttcttttcagaTCCAAAACAGGATTTACTTAATTTTAAAGATCCGGCACTTTGGCAAGATTCCCATAATTATGCAGAAATAATTCTAGAAAAATGGGTCGAACAGAATCTTACAGATATGGACTTTTcaatgtcaaaaagaaatttcGGGGAACAACACAGGTATGCCGGTAAGCAAATATTTTATAAAAGACTTGTTAATGGAGAAGTGGTTCGCCGCGATTGGGCAATTTACTCCGAGAGCACTGGCAATATATTTTGtctttattgtgtattatttggaAATAAAAAGAACCAATTTAAAACAGGATTTTCATTATGGAATAAAAGTAAGGAAAGATTAGACGAACATGAAAGATCCAATGATCATATagataatctgaaaatgtatatGACTCGCTTATTAAAGCAAGGAAGAGTTGATGTAGAACTCGAAAAGGAAATTAGCACTGCGAAAGAATATTGGATGAAAGTACTAGAAAGAATCATAAGTGTAATAAAGTTTCTGGCTACCAGGGAATTGGCATTTAGAGGTACTCATGAAAGAATTAGCGAAAAACGGAATGGAGACTACTTAGGTTTACTGGAACTATTGTCAGAATATGATCCATTTTTGAAAGATCATATTAATAAACGAGCAAATTTAGGTAAGGGCAAAACGTCATATCTATCAAAAGATATATGTAACGAATTACTGAATATTTTATCCAATCGAGTCATTGATGAAATTGTGAGACAAATTAAGGCAAACAAATACTGTTCTATAAGTGTAGATTCAACACCTGACATAACACACCATGACCAACTTACAGTGATTTTGAAATATTGTGACAATAAAGGGAATCCCGTGGAAAGATTGGTGGGATTTTATAAAAACACTGGGCATAGCTCACAACAATTTGAGGAAACAGTTATTGGGATGTTAGAGTCTTTGAAATTAGATATTAAGAACTGTAGAGGCCAGTCTTACGACAATGCCAGTAATATGAGTGGAAAGTATTCTGGTTTGCAAGAACGTATTAAAGCTTACAATGATTTAGCTATCTTTGTGCCGTGTGCTGCTCACTCTTTAAATTTGGTTGTCCAAAATGCAGCAGATTGTTGTTTGGaagcaacatttttttttatgttggtacaagctatctacaattttttttccGTGTCTACACATAGGTGGGAGTTATTGTCTCGTGCAATAAAGGATTCGGCTGAGTCGGGGCAGACACTGTTACCTAAGAGAGTGAATACAACCCGTTGGTCTTCTCGTTTTGATgccgtaaaagcgttaaaaagtAATTACGGTTTGATTAAAACATGTTTGATTGGAATATCAACGGATATAAATGAGAAAAACATAGTAAGAGTTGAAGCAGCTTCTCTATCGGAAAAACTTGATTTGTTGGAAAACGGAATAATTTTATCATTTTGGCTTGACGTTTTACAAAGGGTTAATGAAGTGAATAAATCAGTACAAAAGGAAAATATGGATTTAAGCACAACCGCTCATCTGTTATCATCTTTAGCAGATTACTTTGATTTCTTACGTGATCGTTTTGATCACTACGAGGTCTTAGGAATGTTGTTAACAGGGAACGAAAATTATGCTGAGAAGAGGATTATCAAAAAAATTGCAATTAGGAGAAATGAATTCGGAGGCAAGCTTAAGCCAAAAAGAAAAAATGCGAACACAATGTTATGTTTGTATAATAGACAATCTTAAGTCGGAGATTATTCGCCGATCTGATAGTTATAAATCTTGTTCAAGAGCATTTGAATTTTTGTTTAAACTAAAAGCTACGGAAGATGAAGATATTTTCAGATCGGCAACCGAATTACACCAAAACTACAAGGAGGATTTGGACGAGTATTTTCCCCAAGAATGTGTTCATTTAAATCATTTGTTAACGTCTCTTCCCCAATTAAAAATATACACTCCTTTAGAATTGGTACAGGCTTTAtacgaaaataaattaatatcttCATTTCCAAACGTTAATATTTGCCTGCGTATTTTTTTCTCCATAATGGTCGCAAATGCAAGTGGCGAACGCTCTCTTTCGACACTAGAAAGGGTAAAGGGTAAAATGCAATTTTCCAAGAAAATTTGAACTCCTTAGCAGTCTTATCCATTAACGAGGACCtgctaaattaattaaatataactGATATCATCGAAAACTTCGCTTCAGTAAAATCAAGAAAACAAGCTTTTCAATAGTAAAGGTATTTGCTTACCTACCTAATGTTCCCTGTTtgaattttattaagtaaatttttattttacttgaagTTTTTCCTTCAAGTTTTGTGAAGTTCGCCCTTAATTTTTTCCTTGTATATTGTTAGTTTTCATTTAAGATtgaaaccaaaaaaagttgtaattgttttttttttattttaataaacttgTATTCAAAATATGTTCTGTTGAATTGAAATAAagttaagaaatatttttgagcCTGGGCGCGGCATCCGTATCAGCACCGGGCGGCAGACTGTGTTAAACCGGCACTGGCGCTTATACAATGTTTTTCTGATAAACGTAACTTAGAATGTTTAACACAAGAACTGACTAGAACTAGGCCACAAAGAAATGAAAATTTAATAGAATTTGGAAATAGATTACAATTATTGAGAAGTAGTATAGTACAAAGAATTAGCAATGATACTAATCTTGATGCAAATCAAAAAGTTGTTTTCATACAATTTTGCGAAAATACAGCACTAAATACTTTTATTGCGGGTTGTACCGGCACATTAAGAAATAATATGCATTTAAAAGCACCAGCTTCTTTAGAACACGCCATAGCTTATGTAAATGAATTCGAGAACTTCGAAAAACTCTATTCCGATATTAATGACAATAAATCACACCAACATAGAAACAATTTCAAAAAGCAGAATTTCCCTAATCCAAACAGGCAATTTTATAATCCTATGAGCAATCAATATTTTCAACCAAACTCTTCTATTCCCCCAAATCCAAACTTtaatacaaataataattattttcaaaatccCCCATGGCCTCGCCAACATATTAACGTACAGCCTCAACAGTTACCCCCTAAAAATCTCCCAACGAACTCAGAAGTCTTCGGACCTTCCCGAAATACGAATATTTTCAGACCAAATCAAATTCCCCAGCATCGCCTTCCGAAGCCGGAACCGATGAATATGTCTACAAATTCTAGATTCCCGTCAACGTTCAATAGAAgaacaaataattttaggagaaacTATTTTCAAAATAATGGGCAAAAGCCAAATATAATAGctgaagaattatataataatgaTTACGATGGACAGGAATGCGAACAGACGCATAGCGACGTCGACGCAGATATCCATTCCAGTGAGCAAGTAGATTTAGATTATTTTTCTCAGAATTTTCAGGAAGCCGCCTCAGAAAACCAAATAACTTAATCGAATTGAATTTAACCTCTAATAACCCTTTACCTTATATTACTATTTCTAATCCTCCATTAAAATTATTGGTAGATACCGGTAGTACTAAGTCAATCTTAAAACCAAGTATTGCTGAACAATTTTATTCAGATTGTATATTTCATTCCAACGTTTCAATTTCCACGTCTCTCGGTACGAAAAATATCAAATACCAAGCTGCGATACCAGCGTTTCAAGAATTTAACCGCGACAAAATCTTAAATTTCATATTATACGACTTCCACGAATTTTTCGACGGCGTGGTCGGTATAAATGACCTATTATCAATGAGGTTTAATATTGACCTTAATAATAAATGTCTTGTTAGCACTAACGCAATAATCCCTATTAAATTTAGAAAACCATCAGACATAAAGTTTGAAATATCTGTTGGCCCTTATGAAAAGATTTTAAAGGAAGTGCCTGTGACCGTACCAAACGGTGAAATATTAATTGATAAGATAATTTTAGGTGATATGTATGTACCAGAAATGCTAACTGTAGCAAATAATGGTTTAGCTTTAGTAGAATTTGtcaatgaaacaaataaaaatttatctataactttattaaaaCCCCTATACGCTTATCCATATAATTCTAATGTTTATCAATGTTATAAATTTGAATTTTCTAAtagacaaaataaacataaaatagataaaatgcaAATACAAAATCTTGTTAGAACGGATCATATGAACGCAGAAGAAAAATCCGAAATTATCAAATTATGCTCTCAATAtaaagatatatttttgaaaCCCGGTGACCCACTTACATTTACGTCAAAAGTAaaacatgttattaaaacaaCCGACGAAGAACCTGTACATGTAAAGTCGTACAGATATCCGTATGTCCACAAGGAAGAAATTAAAAAGCAAATTGACAAAATGTTAGACGACGGGATTATTAGACCCAGCAGCAGTCCTTGGGGATCGCCGCTTTGGATCGTAAAGAAGAAACTCGATTCTTCCAATCAACAAAAATTTCGTTGCGTTATAGATTATAGGAAACTTAACGATAAAACCATTAGTGATCGATATCCGATACCCAATATTACCGAAATATTGGACAAATTAGGACGAGCACAATATTTTACTACTCTTGATTTAGCTAGCGGTTTTCATCAAATCGAGATGAGCCCCTGCTCCATAGAAAAAACAGCATTCAGCGTTAATAATGGACACTACGAATTTTTAAGAATGCCTTTTGGCTTAAAAAACGCACCATCCACCTTCCAAAGGGTAAtggatgaaatattaaaggatttacaaaataaaatctgtatggtatatatggacgatataattatttttagcaCAAGTCTCCAAGAGcacattcaaaatttaaaattagtgtttgcaaaactaaaagatgcacaattaaaaatacaaattgaTAAATGCGAATTCCTCAGAAAGGAAGTTGAATTTTTAGGGCATATAGTGACCCCAGACGGAGTTAAGCCTAATCCAAAAAAGATTAAAGCTATTAAAAATTTTCCTATCCCTCGTACACAGAaggaaataaaatcatttttaggtttGTTAGGATACtatagaaaatttattaaaaactttgcaGCTATAACTAAACCTATGACCATGTGTTTGAAAAAGGATCAGAAAGTTATCCACAATAAAGAATTCTTAGACTGttttaatatttgtaaaaatCTTTTAACTTCAGAACCTATTTTAGCTTATCCTGActttaataaaacttttcaatTAATAACAGATGCCTCTAATTTCGCAATAGGCTCTGTTCTAATGCAAGATAACCATCCTATATGTTACGCCTCACGTACTTTGAATTCAGCCGAAATTAATTATTCAACCATAGAAAAAGAGTTATTAGCGATTGTATATGGTTGCAAATATTTTCGACCTTATCTCTTCGGTCGCAGATTCCAAATTTTAACTGATCATAAACCCCTTCAGTGGTTGTTCTCACTTAAAGAGCCAAACTCTCGCTTAGTAAGGTGGAGACTTAAGCTCGAAGAATTTGattataatattcaatatttaaaaggaaaaaataataaagtagCCGACGCACTTTCTAGAATTAAAATAGATTCCGACTTGAATGCTATCGAGACAGAATCGATGGATGTTAATTTAGGCGACATAAATGAAATAATAGATAATGAACTAAGCAACTTAGACGATTTACCTCAACTTTCAGAAGGAGACCTTGACTCCTTACTAAATGATGgatcaacaaataaaataaatattatttcggACATACAAGTTCGACCCCCTTTCGAAAATCCAAAAACAGAAGACTCAGATTTAGAAACGTGTCATACTTCTTTAGAAAATCCAATTCTAGGTATACCCATAACCGAAAGAGCTTTAAATacttataaaaatcaaattataataataggtggagaaataaataaaataaaatgcaaaaatgaaaaaatatttgataataatagaTTTTATGTTACTTTACCCCAAAGAAATATtgaagaaagtatttttaaatttgtaaaagaATATATAGACCCCAAAAAGATTTATGCATTGTATTTTAGAGAAAATATTTTACCAGAAACATTTGTAGTAATAGTTcagaattattttaaaaattctgcttttaaatttgtACATTCCACAAAATTTTTAACTGACATAATAAATACGCaggaacaaaaagaaaaattagaataTTATCATGTACACAAAAAAGGACATCGTGGTATAAACGAAGTAAAAATGTCTTTAGGATCACGTTACTATTGGCCAAAAATGGCAGAAGATATCgaacaatttataaataattgcgAAACCtgtcttaaaaataaatacgatAGAAATCCTCCAATTATAAAATTTAGTTTAACTCCCACTGCATCAAAACCCTTTGAACATATTCATGTAGATGTCTTTAAAATTTCTAATCAATCATATTTGACGATCATAGATTCATTTTCGAGATATGCCCAAGCATACCCTTTACCTAGTGTCAATGGCACCTCTGTAGTGGAAAATTTACTTCTCTTTGTAAGCCACCATGGTTTACCATATAAAATTACCGCCGATTGTGGTacagaattcaaaaataatgacctTAAAGATTTTTGTAAACTTCACCATATAGAACTACATTTCACAACTTCTAAAAATAGTAATTCCAACTCTCCCGTAGAAAGGTTTCATTCTACATTAATAGAATGCTTTCGCTGTCTTAGAGAGGAAAATAAAGAATTAACCCCTAATCAATTAATAAAACATGCTATTCTAAGTTATAATAATTCAATTCATTCCATCACTAAATTTACCCCATTTGAAATCATAAAAGGACATATTAATAGTCCAGATCCTTTTGACTTGGACGATAACCTTATATTATCTTACTATgtacaaaatcataaaaaagcAAGTAAACAgttatatgaaataataaaaactagaaacgaagaaacaaaagaaaaaataattaataaattaaatgaaaatcgAAATGACCCTCCAGATTTTTCTAACCAAGACGTTGCATACGTCAAAACAAAATTGCGCGATAAAAAGGCACCCAAATTTAAAAAGACTGAAATTGTTCAAGATTCAGGTCTTATATTACAAACTAATAAAGGAAATTACCATAAAAATATAATCAGAAAacccaaaataaaaccaaaaatatctTTTCAGGAAAATGAAAATCCGGACAACGTGTTTGCTCCTGATATTCCTGGCACTTCAACATAGATGTGAAGGAGAAGATGTAAAAATTACTCCTATATCGAACCCTTTGTTACCCATATTGTTAGGACCCTGTAAAATTATTTACACTAAGCATACTTTTATACACTATCTAGATTTAAGAGAAGTAACTAAACAGATAACTAGTTTAACTAAACATTTTTATAGCCTTAAGAATAGTCTAATAGTAAGTAATGTTTCTAACCCTATATCTTTTCATAACTTAGCTGAACAAATGACAAAAAGAAccgaattcttaataaaaattcttgaaagaaaatttgaaaatttgaatCCACATATTCGCTCTAAAAGAGGTTTAATAGATGGAATAGGCAAAATTAATAAATGGGCTTTTGGAACTTTAGATGCGGACGATGGAGAACGATACGATAAAGCAATCAATATTTTACAATTAAATcagaaaaatgtaattcatgaACTTAACCTTCAGTCAACTTTGTACAAAAAGCTTGTTAATCATTATAATCAGTCTTTATCAACCTTGTGGCAAAATCAACAAAAATTGCaagacaatattgaaaaatttaaatattcattaGAAACCAAAATAATTACTTTGGGTAACTACATAACTTATCAAAGTATCCTTTACCAAATTAATCTCGATTGccaaaatttaataacatttaTTGACAATATTGAAAATTCGATCGTTTTCTCTAAATTAAATACTCTTCACAATTCAATAATATCTACCCAAGAAATCTCAGAAATGATGTCATATTTATCACATATATACAAAGAAGAACAGATCGC encodes:
- the LOC126888045 gene encoding zinc finger MYM-type protein 1-like; the protein is MDFSMSKRNFGEQHRYAGKQIFYKRLVNGEVVRRDWAIYSESTGNIFCLYCVLFGNKKNQFKTGFSLWNKSKERLDEHERSNDHIDNLKMYMTRLLKQGRVDVELEKEISTAKEYWMKVLERIISVIKFLATRELAFRGTHERISEKRNGDYLGLLELLSEYDPFLKDHINKRANLGKGKTSYLSKDICNELLNILSNRVIDEIVRQIKANKYCSISVDSTPDITHHDQLTVILKYCDNKGNPVERLVGFYKNTGHSSQQFEETVIGMLESLKLDIKNCRGQSYDNASNMSGKYSGLQERIKAYNDLAIFVPCAAHSLNLVVQNAADCCLEATFFFMLVQAIYNFFSVSTHRWELLSRAIKDSAESGQTLLPKRVNTTRWSSRFDAVKALKSNYGLIKTCLIGISTDINEKNIVRVEAASLSEKLDLLENGIILSFWLDVLQRVNEVNKSVQKENMDLSTTAHLLSSLADYFDFLRDRFDHYEVLGMLLTGNENYAEKRIIKKIAIRRNEFGGKLKPKRKNANTMLCLYNRQS